ACCCCGACCTCGATGTCGGTGAACAGCACCAGGATGCCGGCGCACAGAGCGAACAGGGCCCCCGTCACCAGCAGGTGGGTCTTGCTCATGGGCGCAGGTTAGGGCCCAGCTGCAGGTGCTGGCCCAGTCCGCTGAGCTGCCATTGCGCCTCCAGGGTCTCCCGATCGAGACGCTCAAGGGTGGGCAGCTGGGCCAGCACCGGCACCCCCGCCAGGGCGTTCAAGGTGGATGCGTTGTTGGGGTGGGGCGGCCCGTTGAGCACGATCCCGAGCAGGGAAAGGCCCCTCTGGCGCAGGGCCTCCACCGACAGCAGGGTGTGGTTCAAGGTGCCCAGGCCGCTGCGGGCCACCAGCAGCACCGGCAGGTTCCAGAGGCGCAGCTGATCGATCTGCAGCCAGTCGAGCCGCAGGGGCACCAGCAGCCCTCCGGCCGTCTCCACCACCAGCGGGCCGCTCACCGCCGGCAGCGCCAGCCGGGTCTCCTCAATGCGCAGCACCTCCTGCTGCGCCGCCCAGTGGGGCGACACCGGGGCCGCCAGCCGGTAGGCCTCCGGCAGCACCCGATCAGAAGGCAGCTCCAGCAGCTCCCGCACCCGGTCGCTGTCGCCGCCGCCCTCCAGGCCGCATTGCACGGGTTTCCAGTAGGTGGCCCCCAGCCCCTGCACCAGCAGGGCACTGACCACGGTCTTGCCCACGTCGGTGTCGGTGCCGCAGACCACCAGCCGCAGGGCTTCTGTCATGGCCGCCGCCTGGGCTTTTGACCCACCAGGATCTGCAGCTCCCAGCTCAGGACCTTCACGGCTCCCTGGGCGGGCCAGTGGGCCTCCAGGGCCCGCAACTCCCCTGCCGACAGGGGCCTCACGCGGCTGGCGCTGGCCCCGAGCCCCTTGAGCTCGCGCAGCAAGGCCAAGGCGCTGGGGGCTGTGCGGCTGAACGGCAGCCTCCGCTCCACCCGCAGCTCCAGCCAGGTGCTGCAGGTCGCTTGCAACGCTTGGGCCTCGGGCAGGGGCAGGGCGCTGCAGGGCACATGTGCCGCCTGGGCCGCCTGCTGCCATTGGCGAAAACTGCCCTGGGTGGGCACCGCCAGCACCAGCCAGCCTCCGGGCTGGAGCGCCCGGCACCACTGCTCCAGTTGGGCCAGGGGCTGCTCCAGCCAGTGAAGGGCGAAGCTGGAGGCCAGCAGGGCCGCGCCCTCCAGCTCATCCGGCAGCCCCCCGTTGAGATCCCAGAGCAGGGAGGGAGCTGGTGGGGAGCCGTCGGCTCCAGGACAAGCGGAGCGCTCCCCCTGGCGCAGCAGCTCGGCGCAGTGGTCGAGGCGCAGCATGGTGAGTTCAGGCCGCTGGGCCTCCAGGGCCCGCGCCAGCAGGCCACTGCCCGCCCCCAGATCAGCTGCGGGCCCTTGCGGCAGGGGCAGGTCGCGGCTGAGGTGGCCCAGGCGCCAGGCCACGGCCCGCTGCAGGTGCGCCAGCTGCTCGTAGCGGCCGGCGCTGCGGGCGAAGCGCCGGCGCACCTCCAGTGGGAACGGTTCCGTTGGCTGTGGGGGGCTGCCGCCGGGCTTTGTGAGCAGATCAACCATGGCCGCTGACTTCCGCGGAAAGCGCCGCTTCCAGCCAGTTCAGCACTGGAGTGAGCAGATCGGCCCGCAGCAGGCTGTGGCCGGCACCCGCCAGGGTCCAGTGGCTGGCCCTGGGGAGGGCTTCCACCAGCAGGCGACGGCTCTCAGGGGCCACGATCCGGTCGTCGCCCGCCTCCACCACCAGCACCGCTGCGCTGGCTGGAAACGCTTCCGGCAGCGCGGTGAGGCGGCCGAGCAGGTCGAGGTCAGCGAGCAGGCGACCCTGGCCGGCGGGGGGCACCCCCTCCTCCCGGGGCCCTGCTGGCAGCAATTCCTCGGGGTCGGGGGCGGCGGCCTGGGCCAGGAAGTCTTTGAGTAAGCCATCGCTGTCGCCGTTGCTCAGGCGATTGGCCATGGCCTCCAGGGCCAGTTGTCCGCGGCGCCCGGGGGCTCCTGGGGGCACGAAGCGCCCAAAGCTGGCCAGCAGCACCACCGCCTCGGCCGCGGCCAGCACGGCACCGGGAACCAGGTGAATCCCCATGGAATGGACCAGCAGGGCGCGGCGTCCCGTGCCCGACCACTGCGGCTCCAGCTGCACTTGATGGCCGTAGCCCCGCTCCCCCCAACCCAGGCTCCAACCACGCCGGGCGGCGGCCGCCCCCCAGGGGGCCCAGGCCCGGTGGTCGCCCCCCCAGCCGTGCATCGCCAGCAGCTGCACACCCCCAGCCGCCGGATCGCTCAGCGCCATCGGGCCAGGGCCTCCAGCAGCCGCTCCAGGGTGCCGGGCGGCAGGTCGCTGCGCAGCACCAGCCGCAACCTCGCCGTTCCCGCCGGCACCGTGGGTGGGCGGATCGCCACGCTCAGCAGGCCTGCGGCCTCCAGGTGCCGCTGCAGCTCCAGGGCCCGATCGTCTTCGCCCACCAGCAACGGCAGGATCGGCCCCTGGCCTGCCACCAGCGGCCAATCGGCCGCCGTCAGGGAAGTTCGCCAGCGCTCGGCACGCTCCAACAACTTCGACCCCAGGTCGGGGGTCTCCTCCAGCAGATCAAGGGCGGCCAGGGCTGCCGCCGCCAGGGGCGGGGCCAGGGCGGTGGAATAGCGGAAGGCGCCGGAGCGCTGCAGCAGCCAGTCGCCGAGCAGATCGCCCGTGGCCAGGAAGGCGCCACCACTGCCGAAGGCCTTGCCGAAGGTGCCGCTCACCAGGTGCACCCCCGCCAGCCCGTGGGCCAGCCCGCGTCCGCCGGGGCCCAGCACCCCCAGGGCATGGGCCTCATCGATCAGCAGCAGGGCCGAATGCCGTTGGCAGAGGGCCGACAGCGCCGGCAGATCGGGGCTGCTGCCCTCCATGCTGAACAGGCTCTCACTGAGCACCACCAGGCGCCGCACGGCAGAGCTGGCCCGTGCCTCGCCCAGCAGCCGATCCAGAGCGGCCAGGTCGTTGTGGGCGAAGCGGCGCAGCTGGGCGCCGGAGGCCTGTACCCCCACCAGCAGGGAGTGGTGGATCAGCCGGTCGGCGAGCACCAGGCTGTGGCGATCGGCCAGGGCCGCCACCGCAGCGATGTTGGCCTGGAAGCCACTGGGAAAGAGCAGCACCCGCTCCCGCCCCAGCCAGGCGGCCAGCCGCGCCTCCAGCTCCCCATGCACCGGCCGGCTGCCGCTCACCAGCCGCGAGGCCCCCGCCCCCACCCCACCCGAGGCGATCGCGGCGCAGGCGGCCGCCTGCAGGCGAGGGTGCTGGCTCAGGCCCAGGTAGTCATTGCTGGCCAGATCCAGCAGCGGGATGGCACCGGCCCCCTCTGGCCGCAGGCCCCCAGCCGCCGTGGGCTGGAAGGCACGCAGCAGGCGCCGGCGGGCGATCGGCAGGCGCTCCAGGGAGCGGCGCAGGGGATCAAGGGGGTCGGCGGCCAAGGGAAGCGGCAGGGCCCGGGGTGGCCGCAGTCTGGCCAATAGGATTCCCTGATGCTGATCGCCAGCTCCGACGTTCCGCCCCTGGAGGAGCTGTTCCCGTTTCCGCTGGATCCATTCCAGCTGGAGGCGATCGATGCGCTCAACCAGGGCCATTCGGTGGTAGTGAGCGCCCCCACCGGCTCGGGCAAGACCCTGGTGGGCGAGTACGCGATCTACCGGGCCCTGGCCCACGGCCAGAAGGTGTTCTACACCACACCCCTCAAGGCGCTCTCGAACCAGAAGCTGCGCGATTTCCGCGAGCAGTTCGGGGTCGAGAACGTCGGTCTGATGACCGGTGATCTGAGCGTGAACCGGGAGGCGAAGGTGGTGGTGATGACCACCGAGATCTTCCGCAACATGCTCTACGCGGAGGTGGATCGCGGCGACGATCCCCTCGCCGATGTGGAGGCGGTGGTGCTCGATGAGTGCCACTACATGAACGACTCCCAGCGGGGCACGGTCTGGGAGGAATCGATCATCCATTGCCCACCTGCGGTGCAGCTGGTGGCGCTCTCGGCCACGGTGGCCAACGCCGGTCAGCTCACCGACTGGATCGACAAGGTGCACGGGCCCACCCGGCTGGTGCTGAGCGATTTCCGGCCGGTGCCCCTGGCCTTCAGTTTCTGCAGCGCCAAGGGGCTGCACCCCCTGCTCAATGATGCGGGCACCGGGCTGCACCCCAACTGCAAGGTCTGGCGGGCGCCGAAAACCACCCACCGCCGCGGCCCCAAGACCCCCAGGCCGCCCCAGCCCGAGGCGGCGCCGCTGCCCTTCGTAGTGGCCCAGATGGCCGAGCGCGACATGCTGCCGGCGATCTACTTCATCTTCAGCCGCCGCGGCTGCGACAAGGCCGTGCGCGACCTGGGCCGGCTCAACCTGCTCACCAACGAGGAGCAGTCCCGGGTGCGCGCGCGCCTGCAGGCCTTTGTGGCCTCCACCCCCGAGGCGGTGCGCGAAGGGGGCCACGATGACGCCCTGCTGCGCGGCATCGCCGCCCACCACGCCGGGGTGCTGCCCGCCTGGAAGGAACTGATCGAGGAGCTGTTCCAGCAGGGGCTGGTGAAGGTGGTGTTCGCCACCGAAACCCTCGCCGCCGGGATCAACATGCCCGCCCGCAGCACGGTGATCTCGGCCCTTTCCAAGCGCACCGACCGCGGCCACCGGCCGCTGATGGGCAGTGAGTTCCTGCAGATGGCGGGCCGGGCCGGCCGCCGCGGCCTCGACACCCAGGGCTATGTGGTGACGGTGCAGAGTCGCTTCGAGGGGGTGCGCGAAGCGGGGGAGCTGGCCACCAGCCCCGCCGATCCGCTCGTGAGCCAGTTCACCCCCAGCTACGGCATGGTGCTCAACCTGCTGCAGCGCTATGAGCTGCCCAAGGCCAAGGAACTGGTGGAGCGCAGCTTCGGCCGCTACCTGGCCACCCTCGATCTGGTCGACGACGAGCGCCGCATCACCGAACTGCGCCAACAGCTGGAGGGTCTTTCGGGCAGTGTCACCGATGTGCCCTGGGACGCCTTCGAACTCTATGAAAAGGAGCGGGCCAGGCTGCGGGAGGAGCGGCGCATCCTGCGGATCCTGCAGCAGCAGGCGGAGGAAACCCTGGCCCATGAGCTCACCCTCGCCCTGCGATTCGCCAGTGAGGGCACTTTGGTGAGCCTCAAGGCACCCCAGCTCAAGGGTCGGGTCACACCGGCGGTGATCGTGGCCAAGGTGGAGGGCAGCGGTCAGTTCCCGCTGCTGCTCTGCCTCACCGATGAGAACGTCTGGATCCTGGTGCCCTGCCATGCGGTGGTGAGCCTCCATGCGGAGCTCAGCTGCCTGCAGGTGCGCGAGGTGGACGCCCCAGAGCTGCACCACCCCGGTGAGCTGCGCCACGGCGACCAGGCCAGTGGCGGTCTGGCCCTTGCGGTGGGCTCCATGGCCCGGCGCCACGACATGGCCACCCCCCAGTACGACCTGGCCGGGGAAGTGAAGGCCCAGGCGCTGCTGGTGCACCAACTGGAGCTGGCCCTCGAACTCCATCCCGCCCACAGCACCGGCGATCGCAAGCAGATCAAGAAGCAGCACCGGCGCATGGAGGAACTCGAGGAGGAGATCGGCGAACGCCAGCGGCTGCTGCACCACCGCTCCAACCGCCACTGGGACACCTTCCTGGCCCTGATCGAAATCCTGCGCTTCTTCGGCTGCCTGGAGGATCTCGAGCCCACCGACATCGGCCGCACCGTGGCGTCCCTCCGGGGCGACAACGAACTCTGGCTGGGGCTGGCGCTGATGAGCGGCCACCTCGATGAGCTCGAACCCGCCGAGCTGGCGGCGGTGCTGGAGGCCATCTCCACGGAGGTGAATCGCCCCGATCTCTGGAGCGCCTTCAACACCCCGCCCGCCGCCGAGGAGGCCCTGCACGATCTGGGCGGCATCCGCCGGGAGCTGCTGCGCCAGCAGGAGCGGGCCGCCGTGGTGATGCCCCTCTGGTACGAGCCGGAGCTGATGGGGCTGGTGCATTCCTGGGCCAAGGGCACCAGCTGGAACGACCTGATCGCGGGCACCTCCCTCGATGAGGGCGATGTGGTGCGGATCATGCGCCGCACGGTGGATCTGCTGGCCCAGATCCCCTACGGCGAGGCCCTCAGCGAGCAGCTGCGCGGCAAGGCCCGACTGGCCCTCAAGGCGATCAACCGCTTCCCGGTCTGCGAGCCGATCGATCTGCTGAGCCCCGTGGGGGCGGGCCTCAATCCGGCCACGGCCAAGGCCGTGCCGCCACCACCCACTCCTGGCACGACATCGGCCAATTCCCCAGCTGCAGAGCCCCAGATCACGGGTGATGATCTCAACGGCAGCAGTGGCCCCGAAGCCAGCTCAAGCGAAGGGAGCCTCACGGAACAGGCGGCCTGAGGAATCAGATCGCCAACCGCTCCCAGATCACGCTCAGGTTCGCCTGGTGCAGATCGGTGGCGAAGCATTCCGCCAGCTGCCCGGGGCCCAGCCGCGCCGTGACGGCCGGATCAGCTTCGAGGTTGGCGCGGAAGTTGCCGCCTTCTGTGTTCCAGGCGCTGTGGGCGTGCTCCTGGACGATCCGGTAGGCCTCCTCGCGGCTGAGGCCGCTCTCCACCAGGGCCAGCAGCACCCGCTGGCTGAACACCACACCGCCATACACATTCAGGTTGCGCGCCATGTTCGCGGGGTAGACCCCCAGGCCCCTGATCACCGCGGTCATCTCCCGCAGCATGAAGTGCAGGGTCACTGAGCAATCCGGCAGCATCATGCGCTCCACGGAGCTGTGGCTGATGTCGCGCTCGTGCCAGAGGGCCACGTTCTCCAGGGCCGCCACCGTGTAGCTGCGCAGCACCCGCGCCAGGCCGGAGATGCGCTCGCTGCGGATCGGATTGCGCTTGTGGGGCATCGCCGAGCTGCCCTTCTGGCCCTTGGCGAAGTTCTCCTCCACCTCCAGCACATCGGTGCGCTGCAGGTTGCGGATTTCGGTGGAGATCCGCTCCAGGGTCGCCCCCACCAGCGCCAGGGTCTGCACGTACTCGGCGTGGCGGTCGCGGGAGATCACCTGGGTGCTGGCGGTGTCAGGCACCAGGCCCAGTGCCGCGCAGGTGAGCGCCTCCACCTGGGGATCGGTGTTGGCGTAGGTGCCCATGGCGCCGCTGATCTGGCCCACGGCCACCACGGTTTCCAGGCGCTCCAGTCGCTCGCGGTTGCGCTCGCTCTCCGCCAGCCAGCCCGCCACCTTGAAGCCGAAGGTGATCGGTTCGCCATGGATGGCATGGGATCGCCCGATCATCACCGTGCCCTTGTGGGCCCGGGCCAGCTCCCTGAGCGCTGCGGCCAGGGCATCGAGTTCGGTGCGCAGCACCGCCACCGAGGCCTTCAGCTGCAGGGCCAGGCCGGTGTCGAGCACATCTGAGCTGGTCATGCCCACGTGGATGTGGCGGCCCGCCTCGCCCACGTGCTCGTTCACATTGGTGAGGAAGGCGATCACGTCGTGGCGCACCTCCGCCTCGATCGCCTCGATCCGCTCCACCTCAAAGCTCGCCTTGGCCCTGATCTCCGCCAGGGCTTCGGCCGGCACCCGCCCCAGCTGGCTCTGGGCGGCCGTGGCGGCGATCTCCACATCCAGCCAGCTCTGGAACTTGGCCTGCTCGCTCCAGATGCGCCCCATCTCGGGGAGGGTGTAACGCTCGATCAAGGGCCAGCGCCTGGCGACGTCGCACCCAATGTATGGGGCAGGCCACCCGGCGCAGCCTGCGGCTTTGGTTCTGTTTCGGCTGTGGTTGGATGACGCCATGGCCCGAAAACGCCGGCTGGATCTGCATTTACTGGCCCTGGGTCTGGTGGAGAGCCGCCAGCAGGCCCAGCAGCTGATCCGTGCCGGCCGGGTGCGCGCCGGCGATCGGGTGCTGGACAAGCCCGGCATGGAGGTGGCGCTGGAACTGGAGCCCCAGGTGAGCCAGCCCCCACGCTTCGTCTCCCGTGGCGGCGAGAAGCTGGTGCGGGCCCTCGAGACGTTCCCGATCCAGGTGGAGGGTCGGATCTGCCTCGATGGGGGCATCTCCACCGGTGGCTTCAGTGACTGCCTCCTGCAGCACGGCGCCCAGCGGATCTACGGCATCGATGTGGGCTACGGCCAGACCGCCTGGAGCCTGCGCACCGATCCCCGGCTGGTGCTCAAGGAGCGCACCAACCTGCGCCACCTGCGGCCCGAGCAGCTCTACGGGCCCCACGATCCCAGGCCGGATCTGGCGGTGGCCGATGTGTCGTTCATCTCCCTGGCCCTGGTGTTGCCCGCCCTGAAGGGGTTGATGGCACCAGAGGGTCAGGAGGCGGTGCTTCTGGTCAAACCCCAGTTCGAGGTGGGGCGAGCCCGGGTGGGCAAAGGCGGTGTGGTGCGGGATCCCGAGGCCCACGTCGATGCGATCGAAGCGGTGATCGCAGCGGCGGATCGGCTGGGTTGGCGCGCAGCCGGGCTGGTGGCCTCACCGATCACCGGGCCGGCCGGCAACCACGAGTACCTGCTCTGGATGCGGGACGAATGTTTTGACCGCGTTGGATCCAACGGGGAGGGATCGAACACGCCGCTGACCACGCCGACGCTGGATCGAAGCGCCATCAAACATCTGGTGGCCAGCACCCTGAGCCATAAAGAAGCCGACCAACCCTCGGGTTGATCGGCACAGGAGCAGACCCTTGATTCAGGGGCGCTCAGATCGCGCTGCTGTCCTTGTCGCCGGTGCGGATCCGGATCACCGACTCGATGTTGGTGATGAAGATCTTGCCGTCGCCGATTTCACCGGTGCGGGCCGCATCTTGAATGCAGGTAATCACCGTGTCGACACGGTCGTCGTCAACAACAACCTCGAGCTTGAGTTTCTGTAGAAATTCGACCGTGAATTCTGATCCGCGGTAACGCTCGACCTGGCCCTTTTGACGCCCGAAGCCACGCACTTCACTCACGGTCATGCCGACGATGCCGGCATTCACCAAGGCGAGTTTGACGTCCTCAAGCTTGAACGGACGGATGATGGCCTCAACTTTTTTCATGGATCCGGGGATTCATTTCAGGGGGTGTCTCCCAGGACGGTGCCTGAGAGGAAGGGTGAGAGGCGTCCTAGCAGAGGAGTTCGGCGGATGCCCAGCCATTGCAACAATGGACTTCTGCCATTAGGCCGCAGGTGCTGGACGTCCGGTGTATCCATTGCTACTGGCTGCGCCGTTGAGCGGCGACCAGCCTGGGGCCCGGCGTCGGGTCCATGGACGCGAGGCGCAGGCAGGGATTCTCTGCGGGCCTTCTCCATCTAAAGCGGTTGGGATGTCCACGGCGGACATTCGGCTGATTTCTTTTGGGATCGTTGTAAAGAATCGGCCGTTTCGTAGCATCGTGAACCTGATGCACTCCCGCCCGATCGATGGCTGCCCCAGCTCCCAGCGCCCTCACCACCACGCCTCTGTACGGCCAGCGGGAGATCGAGCAGGCCCAGCTGATCTGCTTCGACAACCCCTCCACGGGCCGTCCCTACGAAGTGTCGATCACCCTGCCGGAGTTCACCTGCCTTTGCCCGTTCTCGGGCTACCCGGATTTCGCGGTGCTGCGCCTGATCTACGAGCCCGGCCCCCGGGTCCTTGAGCTCAAGGCGCTCAAGCTCTATGTGAACAGCTGGCGCGACCGCTCGATCTCCCACGAGGAGGTGGTCAACCGCATCCTGGATGATCTGGTGGCGGCGGCCCAACCCGACTGGATCCAGCTCGAGGCTGATTTCAACCCCCGCGGCAACGTGCACACGGTGGTTCGGGTCAGCCATGGCACCCGTCATCTCGGCTGAGGCTGCTGCAGGGAGCCCAGCAGCTGCGGCAGTTCGCTGGCGAAGGCGGTGAGGTTGCGGTTGCAGAGCCCACCCACATGCAGGCGCTGGCGCCCGTCCTCCGCGATCGCCCACAACTGGCGGGTGGCCACCAGGCTGAGGCCGCAACCCACCAGGGCAATGGCGAAGCCGGCGTAGACCAGTGGCACCCCCGGATCGCGCTTGAGCAGCAGGCCACTGGCGGGCAGGATCGAGGCCACCCGAAGGGGCAGGCCGTTCACTTCCAGGGCCTCGCCGCCGGGAATGAGCCGGCCCAGCAGGCTGGCGTCGCTGGCATAGATCTCCACCGGTCCGGCCTCGTTGGTCACGCTCAGCAGCACGGGATCGGTGCCATCGGGGCGGGTGGGCAGCACCAATCCCCAGATCTGATTCCCGAGTTGGGGAAAGCTCTGCAGCGGCAGCTCCAGCAGCGGGCTTTTGCCCAATTGCAGCGTGATCGCCGCCAAAGCCCAGTCCGCCTGGTAGATGGTCATGCCCTGGTGGCGCAGGGGGTGGTTGACGCTGATCTCGGCGCGTTGCTCCAGGGCTGGGGCATCAGCCTGGGGGGGGTTCTTGAGCAGCAAGCGCGAGCGGAACTGCTCAGGACGCCCGGCGGGGTCGCGGTCGATGCCGAACTGCTCAAGCACCAAGGTCAGCTGGCCCTCGCCGCGGCGATCGAGCAACTCGAGCTCGTGGCCCGGGGCCAGAAAGCGCTCCACCCGCTGGCCCCCCAGCGCTCCCCAGGCCGATCCCACCAACAGCACCACAAGCCCCGCATGCACCAGCAGGGGCCCCACCCGACCGGCCACGCCCTTGCGGGCCGCCAGTCGACCCGCCTGGCTTTGAACTCGCCAGCCCCGGGCCGTGAGCAGGGCCCCCAGGCGTTCGAGATCGGCCTGGGGTTCTGGGGAGGCCACGGTCTCCGCCACGCTCAGCTTGCTGAGCTGGCGCGGGGAGCTGTAGTCGACCCAGCGCAGGGCGGCGCGCAGGGCCGGCCACTGGCGGCGCCAGCTGCACAGCACCAGGGACAGCCCCAGCCAGCCCAGCAGCGCCAGGAACCAGTCACTGGAATAGAGGTGATCCAGCTGGAGGGCCAGGATCCCGTCCCCGCGCACCAACCCCAGCCAGGGGGTTTCGTCGTAGAGGCGGTGATAAAACTCGCTGCTTTCCTGCTGGGGGATCGCGGTGCCCAGCCCGCTGGCGATGGCCACGACCAACAGCAGCACGATCGCCAGCCGCAGATCTGAAATCCACGCGGCCACTCGGCCCAGGGCATTCAGCAACGGTGCGACCAAGGTGGGCGAGGCAGAGGTCATGGCAGCTGGGCCAGAAGTGTGAGGCCGCCGGTGAGCACCAGCACGACGCCACTGATCGCCGGAACCCAGCGTCCGACGGACCGCAGGGCCAGCAGGCTCGGCAGGCTGGCCGCCAGGGTTCCCGCCAGCAGCAGGGGCAGCACCTGGCCCAGGCCGAAGCAGGCCAGCAGCACCATGCCCACCACCGGTTTGCCGTTCTGGGCCATCCAGGCCAGCAGCACTGCCAGCACCGGCGTGGTGCAGGGGGAGGCCGCCAGTCCGAAGGCCAGGCCCGCCGCCAGGGGCGCCAGGGGGGCCGGCACCCGTTGGCGCCAGCGATCCGGGTCGGGGCCGGTGGGCAGGCGGAACGTCAGCAGGCCCAGCAGGTTGAGGCCCATCACCAGGGCCAGGGCCGCCACCAGCCCTGAAATCAGACCCGGAACGCGCCCATAGAACAGACCCAAAAGGCCGCTGGCCAGCCCCAGCAGCACCAGCGACGCGACAATGCCGAGCCCAAAACTGACGCTGCGCACCCAGGGCCGCCGCTGCCGGTCGCTGAAGCCGGCCAGATAGGCCAGGGTCACGGGCAGCAGCCCGAGCGAGCAGGGGCCGAGGCTGGTGAGCAGACCTCCGGCAAAGACGATCGCCAGGGTGATCGGACCAGGTGCCGCCAGGGAGGCGCGCAGCAGCTGTTCAGTCCAGCGGGCCAGATCCGCCAGCTGGTCGGCGAGGGAGAGACCGAGGTCGGTCATGGGGGCCCGGTGCAAGTGTCACCCTATCGGGGCGACCCCCTGCCTCCGTCGGCGGGGACGGCCCGGATCCACCCCTGCCGATTCCAGTGAGCAACGGATCAGCAGGCCGGCGGTGAGCAGGCTGGAGAGCAGTGAATTGCCGCCGTAGCTGATCAGAGGCAAGGGCAAGCCGGTGGTGGGCATCGCACCGCTGGCGACGGCGATGTTCAGAATCGACTGGCCCACCAGCAGGGTGGTGCAGCCGATGGCGATCAGCCGCAGCTGGTTGCTGCGGCAGCTCAGAGCCACCCGCAGCCCCACGAAGCCGAACAACAGCAGGAACAGCAGCAGCATCACCGAGCCGATGTAGCCGAACT
The DNA window shown above is from Cyanobium sp. ATX 6F1 and carries:
- a CDS encoding cytochrome c biogenesis protein ResB; protein product: MNALGRVAAWISDLRLAIVLLLVVAIASGLGTAIPQQESSEFYHRLYDETPWLGLVRGDGILALQLDHLYSSDWFLALLGWLGLSLVLCSWRRQWPALRAALRWVDYSSPRQLSKLSVAETVASPEPQADLERLGALLTARGWRVQSQAGRLAARKGVAGRVGPLLVHAGLVVLLVGSAWGALGGQRVERFLAPGHELELLDRRGEGQLTLVLEQFGIDRDPAGRPEQFRSRLLLKNPPQADAPALEQRAEISVNHPLRHQGMTIYQADWALAAITLQLGKSPLLELPLQSFPQLGNQIWGLVLPTRPDGTDPVLLSVTNEAGPVEIYASDASLLGRLIPGGEALEVNGLPLRVASILPASGLLLKRDPGVPLVYAGFAIALVGCGLSLVATRQLWAIAEDGRQRLHVGGLCNRNLTAFASELPQLLGSLQQPQPR
- a CDS encoding cytochrome c biogenesis CcdA family protein; translation: MTDLGLSLADQLADLARWTEQLLRASLAAPGPITLAIVFAGGLLTSLGPCSLGLLPVTLAYLAGFSDRQRRPWVRSVSFGLGIVASLVLLGLASGLLGLFYGRVPGLISGLVAALALVMGLNLLGLLTFRLPTGPDPDRWRQRVPAPLAPLAAGLAFGLAASPCTTPVLAVLLAWMAQNGKPVVGMVLLACFGLGQVLPLLLAGTLAASLPSLLALRSVGRWVPAISGVVLVLTGGLTLLAQLP